From the Bdellovibrio reynosensis genome, one window contains:
- a CDS encoding CoA-binding protein has translation MNVKDSEFKSLLQAHKKIAVYGLSPDPGKASHYVPKYMQDQGWDVVGVYPKLHDTGFKIYQTLKEVPAEYRKFINVFRRSDHLPEVMDEILELDGVEVVWIQLGIEHEEAEARAEKAGIKVVSNRCLIIEHKKWF, from the coding sequence ATGAACGTTAAAGACAGTGAGTTTAAAAGTTTACTCCAAGCTCATAAGAAAATTGCAGTGTATGGACTAAGTCCTGACCCAGGAAAAGCCAGTCACTATGTTCCTAAGTACATGCAGGATCAGGGTTGGGATGTTGTGGGTGTTTATCCAAAACTTCACGATACCGGTTTTAAAATCTATCAGACCTTAAAAGAAGTGCCAGCAGAGTATCGTAAATTCATAAATGTCTTTCGCCGCTCTGATCACTTGCCAGAAGTGATGGATGAAATTCTTGAACTTGATGGCGTTGAAGTCGTTTGGATTCAGCTGGGTATTGAACACGAGGAAGCAGAGGCTAGAGCTGAAAAGGCAGGGATCAAGGTGGTTTCAAACCGCTGCCTTATCATCGAACATAAAAAATGGTTCTAA
- a CDS encoding flavodoxin domain-containing protein codes for MARLLIVYASKHGQTEKISNFISAELVQMGHFVDIFDVESIPETVSVKNYEGVIIGAPVYVSGFPAHLKKWVKSHSDILAIKPSGFFSVCLGVLENDESAQRDERHIVQKFFNETNWHPKQWTIFAGSITYSKYNWFLKRIMHALAKKSGTDTEYDHDYEYTDWNKVHQFTENLLHDLSGPR; via the coding sequence ATGGCACGCCTACTTATTGTATACGCATCCAAACATGGTCAGACGGAAAAAATATCTAACTTTATATCAGCAGAGCTCGTGCAGATGGGACACTTCGTAGATATTTTCGACGTCGAATCAATTCCCGAAACCGTTTCAGTGAAGAACTATGAAGGCGTGATAATCGGAGCACCGGTTTATGTCAGTGGCTTTCCGGCTCACTTAAAAAAATGGGTGAAGTCGCACAGTGATATTCTAGCTATCAAACCATCGGGGTTTTTTTCGGTGTGTTTGGGGGTTTTGGAAAATGATGAAAGTGCCCAACGGGATGAACGTCACATTGTCCAGAAGTTCTTTAATGAAACCAACTGGCATCCAAAACAATGGACGATCTTCGCCGGGTCCATCACTTATTCTAAATACAATTGGTTCTTAAAACGCATCATGCATGCACTTGCAAAAAAATCCGGAACCGACACAGAATATGATCACGACTATGAATACACCGACTGGAACAAGGTTCACCAGTTTACAGAAAACCTGCTGCATGATCTAAGCGGCCCAAGGTAA
- a CDS encoding DoxX family membrane protein, which yields MKIKYFVYWCLSFLIFPTSSYAHVKWFTQNKEPSIFTLDELNRPVFWFLFSLTVVTLAVIVYADRYLEKWPSYQKFSAYLESYADRAPVILRVFTGASLLLSWQADSIIAPELKIHSGEVGWYQFLLAILMLTSKTAPLGGLGMIGLYLYAINEYGFFHMLDYLVYPAIGYYLLVNASNSIKISHTRIPALYIGLGFSLCWAALEKVFFPHWGLDILSQKPALTMGLPHEFFLLACAFVELALGYLLIIGLLQRPLALVITLVFFTTSAFFGKTEVIGHTILHGALLVFAVVGPGHYYPAPIEFHQKLPLRAAFAAVNFVIIVGILGLAYYSMAIPKFQLSSLF from the coding sequence ATGAAAATAAAATACTTTGTATATTGGTGTTTAAGTTTCCTGATCTTTCCAACTTCAAGTTACGCCCACGTTAAGTGGTTCACCCAAAACAAAGAACCTTCCATTTTCACATTGGATGAATTAAATCGTCCCGTCTTCTGGTTTTTATTTTCTCTGACAGTGGTTACGTTGGCGGTCATTGTCTATGCCGATCGATATTTGGAAAAATGGCCTTCTTATCAAAAATTCAGTGCGTATCTTGAAAGTTATGCAGATCGTGCGCCAGTGATCTTACGAGTTTTCACGGGGGCTTCGCTATTACTATCGTGGCAAGCTGATTCGATTATTGCCCCTGAACTTAAAATACATTCTGGGGAAGTCGGATGGTATCAGTTCTTGTTAGCTATTCTAATGCTGACAAGTAAAACGGCGCCTCTTGGTGGATTGGGTATGATTGGACTGTATCTGTATGCAATCAACGAATACGGATTTTTCCACATGCTTGATTACCTGGTGTATCCAGCCATTGGTTATTACTTACTTGTTAATGCTTCGAACTCGATTAAAATTTCCCACACAAGAATTCCCGCTCTGTACATCGGTTTAGGTTTTTCACTTTGCTGGGCGGCTTTGGAAAAAGTGTTCTTCCCGCACTGGGGTCTGGATATCTTAAGTCAGAAGCCTGCTTTAACTATGGGTCTGCCACATGAGTTCTTTTTACTGGCCTGCGCATTTGTTGAGCTGGCTTTAGGTTACCTGCTGATCATAGGCCTTTTGCAAAGGCCTTTAGCGTTGGTTATTACTTTGGTGTTCTTTACAACGTCAGCTTTCTTTGGAAAGACAGAAGTCATTGGGCATACTATTTTGCATGGAGCTTTATTGGTGTTCGCGGTGGTGGGCCCGGGTCACTATTATCCAGCTCCAATTGAGTTCCATCAAAAGCTTCCACTAAGGGCGGCCTTTGCAGCGGTAAACTTTGTGATTATTGTTGGAATCTTAGGCTTAGCGTATTACTCGATGGCTATTCCGAAGTTCCAACTCAGCAGCCTATTTTAA
- a CDS encoding LysR family transcriptional regulator, whose protein sequence is MSSEPNLYHLRYFVSAAQLGSVAAAAKAHNVSQPAISQGIRKLEESLECSLMIHTKNRFKLTEEGKLLVQRSGQLFQTLEGIKLDLKGSKAELSGTISIATADTLAQSLLPKSLLKLKQKHPQLGIEIGFSNAAEVLSLVKTGKAELGIVVDDGRIQGVDMSVLHEGSFCCVFAKGIRISHDLGFIVTQEAPGEMELQKIYKKKFSKPAPIAMKVESWEVIAKYVTLGLGIGFIPDLMLHHWDGIRVIEELQPLAEKQKYRVLLIHRGTHQLSRQAQAFVALLT, encoded by the coding sequence ATGTCTTCAGAGCCGAACTTATACCACCTACGATATTTTGTTTCCGCAGCTCAGTTAGGGAGTGTAGCAGCAGCTGCAAAAGCCCATAACGTCAGTCAGCCGGCAATCAGCCAAGGCATTCGCAAGCTGGAAGAATCCCTTGAGTGTTCCCTTATGATTCATACGAAAAACCGCTTTAAGCTAACGGAAGAAGGAAAGCTCTTAGTTCAACGATCTGGGCAACTATTTCAGACCTTAGAGGGAATTAAATTAGACCTAAAGGGATCCAAAGCAGAACTGTCCGGAACTATTAGCATCGCTACGGCCGATACCCTTGCACAAAGCTTACTTCCGAAATCCTTGCTAAAACTAAAACAAAAACATCCGCAACTGGGAATTGAAATAGGCTTTAGCAATGCCGCTGAAGTTTTAAGTTTAGTAAAAACTGGCAAGGCAGAGCTTGGTATCGTTGTAGATGATGGAAGAATCCAAGGCGTCGATATGAGTGTCTTGCATGAGGGAAGTTTCTGCTGTGTTTTTGCAAAAGGCATACGCATCTCTCATGATCTTGGTTTCATTGTTACCCAAGAAGCGCCGGGCGAAATGGAACTACAGAAAATCTATAAGAAGAAGTTTTCTAAGCCCGCACCAATAGCTATGAAAGTAGAAAGCTGGGAGGTCATTGCGAAATACGTGACTCTCGGTCTTGGGATTGGATTTATTCCCGATTTAATGCTGCATCATTGGGATGGAATTCGTGTGATTGAAGAGTTGCAGCCGTTAGCGGAAAAGCAAAAGTATCGCGTCCTATTGATCCACCGCGGAACCCATCAATTGTCACGCCAGGCGCAGGCCTTTGTTGCACTTCTAACTTAA